A window of Deltaproteobacteria bacterium CG11_big_fil_rev_8_21_14_0_20_49_13 contains these coding sequences:
- a CDS encoding transcriptional regulator gives MPIIVNLDVMLAKRKVVSKALAEAIGITPQNLSILKTGKAKAIRLSTLDAICAYLDCQPGDILLFEETDRSVLVGRALPKE, from the coding sequence ATGCCTATCATTGTCAATTTGGATGTAATGCTTGCAAAAAGGAAGGTCGTCTCAAAGGCTCTAGCCGAGGCCATCGGCATTACGCCTCAAAATCTCTCAATACTAAAAACGGGAAAGGCTAAGGCCATAAGACTTTCCACGCTTGATGCGATCTGCGCATATTTAGACTGCCAGCCCGGGGATATTTTATTATTTGAGGAGACTGACAGGAGCGTGCTTGTTGGCAGAGCTTTACCGAAAGAATAA
- a CDS encoding tRNA preQ1(34) S-adenosylmethionine ribosyltransferase-isomerase QueA, which yields MKLSDFSYEFPEGLIATEPMKDRDASRMMVVNRSCGTFEHSFVHELPSFLKRGDVLVVNDTRVFPARLIGKKESGGYFEILLLRPQTIDNRPKRWRCITNQTKTARPGLKILFGDELVGTFVAREGEELIIEFNDPELIERVGLPPVPPYIRKMRDNSPLLKDGVGAVDKERYQTIYAMESGSAAAPTAGLHFTDDLLKKIESLGVKLAKITLHVGLDTFSPVRVENIEEHKMHGEEYFVPEETVMVIENAKKEGGRVIAIGTTGVRALESACPLLCKEERGDVDVYPTQPPLTKGRSVTNLFITPGYKFRVIDAIFTNFHQPESTLLMMVSAFAGRRLIMKAYKEAIAQRYRLFSYGDSMFIL from the coding sequence ATGAAACTTTCCGATTTCAGTTATGAATTTCCCGAAGGGCTTATCGCTACCGAGCCGATGAAAGACCGGGACGCGTCCCGCATGATGGTCGTGAACAGGTCATGCGGCACGTTCGAGCATTCTTTTGTTCACGAGCTCCCGTCGTTTTTAAAACGCGGAGATGTGTTGGTCGTTAACGACACGCGCGTATTTCCGGCAAGACTTATCGGTAAAAAGGAGAGCGGCGGTTATTTCGAGATACTTTTATTAAGACCACAGACCATAGACAATAGACCAAAGAGATGGAGGTGCATTACCAATCAGACAAAGACCGCAAGGCCGGGCCTTAAGATACTCTTCGGAGACGAACTTGTTGGAACTTTCGTTGCCCGTGAAGGCGAGGAGCTGATCATCGAGTTCAACGATCCGGAGCTGATAGAAAGGGTCGGCCTGCCTCCCGTGCCGCCGTATATAAGGAAGATGAGGGATAATTCTCCCCTCCTTAAGGATGGGGTGGGGGCGGTAGACAAAGAACGATATCAGACGATATATGCCATGGAGTCGGGCTCCGCAGCCGCCCCGACCGCGGGGCTCCATTTTACAGATGATCTATTAAAAAAGATCGAGAGTTTGGGCGTAAAACTTGCCAAGATAACGCTTCATGTGGGGCTCGATACATTTTCGCCGGTAAGAGTTGAGAATATCGAAGAACACAAGATGCACGGAGAAGAGTACTTCGTGCCGGAAGAGACGGTGATGGTGATCGAAAATGCAAAGAAAGAGGGCGGTCGCGTTATTGCCATAGGCACGACCGGCGTTCGTGCCCTTGAATCAGCTTGTCCCCTACTTTGTAAGGAGGAGAGAGGGGACGTAGATGTCTACCCCACCCAACCTCCGCTTACAAAGGGAAGGAGTGTTACCAATCTTTTTATCACCCCCGGCTACAAATTCCGTGTGATCGACGCGATATTCACCAACTTCCACCAGCCCGAATCGACACTTTTAATGATGGTCTCGGCCTTTGCCGGGAGAAGGCTTATAATGAAGGCTTATAAAGAGGCCATTGCCCAAAGATATCGCCTATTTTCCTACGGTGACTCGATGTTTATCCTGTAA
- a CDS encoding 6-pyruvoyl tetrahydrobiopterin synthase: MFQITKSFSFCYGHRLYKDPGKCGHIHGHTGSVDITLESEKLDDLGMLKNFDTLKSIMGKWIDENIDHRMLLNKEDPLVNILNDAGEKIFVLDSNPTAENMARTIFNVASMNGLPVKSATFWESPTASANYSK, from the coding sequence ATATTTCAAATTACGAAGTCGTTCTCATTCTGCTATGGACACAGGCTTTATAAGGATCCTGGAAAATGCGGACACATTCACGGGCATACGGGTAGCGTTGATATAACCCTAGAATCGGAAAAGCTCGACGATTTGGGGATGCTCAAGAACTTTGATACGCTAAAAAGTATCATGGGAAAATGGATAGATGAGAACATCGACCACAGGATGCTTCTGAATAAAGAAGATCCGCTTGTTAATATCCTGAATGACGCCGGCGAAAAGATCTTTGTACTCGATTCGAACCCAACAGCTGAAAATATGGCGCGGACCATATTTAATGTCGCATCTATGAACGGACTCCCCGTTAAGAGCGCGACCTTCTGGGAATCTCCCACCGCGAGCGCCAACTATTCAAAATAA
- a CDS encoding cell filamentation protein Fic, whose product MELTFGIFFGIFFGVKRLLQTPLNPQVLSYVKNIGKFLKQWELSKDLQKDFYSWLKATTIITSAGASTRIEGARISDEEILERLENLKIQKIKDRDEAEVAGYIDCLNYVFENYNNINISEHTARSLHQMMCSYLTNDILPPNQRGSYKNVPNSVVKTDHKTGEEDVIFETTPPGIETDIAMKELFEDYNNFINDTDYSDLEVIAAFVVKFLAIHPFRDGNGRISRILTNLCLLKQGYEFTMYSSHEKTVEDNKELYYISIRQTQGSMKGTPDINPWFLFFLKMLNVQAEILKEKMVSKGSGRLTDFEDTILVLIQKYQPVTISFLERTSDIKRVTIKSILKKLKSLGMIEMTGSTKGSFYKLKR is encoded by the coding sequence ATGGAATTGACTTTTGGTATATTTTTTGGTATATTTTTTGGCGTGAAACGCTTATTACAGACACCTTTAAATCCGCAAGTCTTATCTTATGTCAAGAATATCGGAAAATTTTTGAAGCAATGGGAATTAAGCAAGGATCTACAAAAAGATTTTTATTCGTGGCTTAAAGCAACAACCATCATAACTTCTGCGGGCGCTTCAACCAGAATCGAAGGTGCGCGGATTTCAGATGAAGAAATATTGGAACGACTTGAAAACTTAAAGATACAAAAGATCAAAGACAGAGACGAGGCCGAAGTGGCCGGTTACATAGACTGTCTGAATTACGTATTTGAAAATTATAATAACATCAACATTAGCGAACACACAGCACGTTCTCTCCATCAGATGATGTGTTCTTATCTGACAAATGATATTCTACCCCCAAATCAAAGGGGCTCCTATAAAAACGTGCCGAACTCGGTCGTAAAAACTGACCATAAAACCGGCGAAGAAGATGTTATTTTTGAGACTACACCCCCTGGCATCGAAACCGATATCGCCATGAAAGAGCTTTTCGAAGATTATAATAATTTCATTAATGACACTGACTACTCCGATCTGGAGGTGATCGCCGCGTTTGTCGTCAAATTCCTTGCTATTCATCCTTTCAGAGATGGCAACGGTCGCATTTCCCGGATACTCACTAATCTTTGCCTTTTAAAACAGGGCTATGAATTCACAATGTATTCTTCGCACGAAAAAACCGTAGAAGACAACAAAGAGCTTTACTATATTTCTATAAGACAAACTCAAGGCAGTATGAAAGGAACGCCAGATATTAATCCATGGTTTTTATTCTTTCTTAAGATGTTAAACGTTCAGGCGGAAATTTTGAAAGAAAAGATGGTCTCAAAAGGTTCCGGCAGGTTGACAGATTTTGAGGACACTATTTTAGTCCTCATACAAAAATATCAGCCGGTCACAATCTCTTTTCTTGAGAGAACATCGGATATAAAAAGAGTAACGATAAAATCGATCCTAAAAAAATTAAAATCGTTAGGTATGATAGAAATGACCGGCTCCACAAAGGGAAGCTTTTACAAATTGAAGCGGTGA
- a CDS encoding cell division protein, with product MPSNHPLTLEKSLFNKGITNQRLKYYKLHERMRCLFFTVITVVFLLPSALAEPVKEIRVAIANNVTRQEIKKNPAAVAGNGLASFRGKKYPGRMDFFDNGNGTLTAVNVLHLEDYLVGLVAGEMPKDWPIEALKAQAVVARTYATYQIDAKKASGSVYDLESGIMDQVYVGFVDDKRVDETVNSTRGEILTHKGRPIKSFFSSTCGGFTESASHVWGENNLFGTVKDGYCGRSPHSRWIYKISKGELASKLTAAGFPVDVIISITPERLDGNVRVASLTIGAGEHTIFIQAQDLRKILGFNNLKSTYFDVKLDFGQVVFTGRGFGHGVGMCQWGAKGMAEAGKDYKEILEFYYSGTTLEIPKRSKRYKAR from the coding sequence ATGCCCTCAAATCACCCACTCACTTTGGAGAAGAGCCTTTTTAACAAAGGTATTACTAACCAAAGATTAAAATACTATAAATTACATGAACGAATGAGATGCCTGTTTTTTACCGTTATCACCGTAGTTTTTTTGCTTCCCAGCGCACTAGCCGAACCTGTAAAAGAGATAAGGGTGGCGATAGCGAACAATGTCACCCGCCAGGAGATCAAAAAGAACCCCGCCGCTGTTGCCGGGAACGGACTTGCCTCTTTCAGGGGTAAAAAATATCCGGGAAGGATGGACTTTTTCGACAACGGTAACGGCACCCTTACCGCCGTGAACGTGCTTCATTTGGAGGATTATCTTGTGGGCCTCGTTGCGGGCGAGATGCCAAAGGACTGGCCGATAGAGGCGTTAAAGGCGCAGGCGGTAGTTGCCAGGACCTATGCCACATATCAGATCGATGCCAAAAAGGCTTCCGGCTCCGTTTATGACCTTGAATCAGGAATAATGGACCAGGTCTATGTTGGTTTTGTAGATGACAAAAGGGTGGACGAGACGGTCAATTCAACTCGCGGCGAGATCCTTACGCACAAGGGGCGACCGATAAAATCATTCTTCAGTTCCACATGCGGAGGCTTTACCGAATCGGCTTCGCACGTTTGGGGAGAGAACAATCTCTTTGGCACGGTAAAGGACGGCTATTGTGGCAGGTCTCCCCATTCAAGATGGATATATAAGATATCAAAGGGCGAGCTTGCATCCAAACTGACAGCGGCCGGTTTTCCGGTTGATGTCATAATATCCATCACCCCCGAAAGGTTGGACGGTAACGTTCGCGTGGCATCGCTAACGATAGGCGCCGGCGAACATACCATTTTCATTCAGGCGCAGGACCTAAGAAAGATATTGGGATTTAACAACCTAAAGAGCACATATTTTGATGTAAAGTTGGATTTCGGGCAGGTCGTGTTTACCGGCAGAGGTTTTGGGCATGGCGTCGGCATGTGCCAGTGGGGCGCTAAGGGAATGGCCGAGGCCGGAAAGGATTATAAAGAGATACTTGAGTTCTATTATTCCGGGACCACGCTCGAAATTCCCAAAAGGTCAAAGCGTTATAAGGCCAGATGA